A single region of the Sorghum bicolor cultivar BTx623 chromosome 7, Sorghum_bicolor_NCBIv3, whole genome shotgun sequence genome encodes:
- the LOC8069632 gene encoding uncharacterized protein LOC8069632 isoform X1, with amino-acid sequence MDLFPDGAFVRLRSRAISWKYLHADGDWAGVSLRRCGRVPSLEAVWRVEHWVHEGVTYLRLQSAAYGRYLALSGEDAGEDAPSGHLGLKAAQRDIDDSTMVNFLSWRWRVERVKPLKNYVRLRHFNRDLRANGRLLMWNNGVTVDFNLARRLSTMMQWTVHPVAATSVPLPFPAAPPAHQIPLQQIPLLLWRRIWRGRQLPVPARTIRHVRASDEGNFDQNHLNWRAFGIYDHSVFNLRTQLGQLQHDWNGDMFGFTLCIRPGLNGRLMPLVTDLPRSLDPMYIVVLRTGSPAAAALVYPVLL; translated from the exons ATGGACCTCTTCCCCGACGGGGCCTTCGTGCGGCTGCGGAGCCGCGCGATCAGCTGGAAGTACCTCCACGCCGACGGGGACTGGGCGGGGGTCTCGCTGCGCCGGTGCGGCCGCGTCCCATCCCTGGAGGCGGTGTGGCGGGTGGAGCACTGGGTGCACGAGGGGGTAACCTACCTCCGCCTCCAGAGCGCCGCCTACGGCCGCTACCTCGCGCTGTCGGGCGAGGATGCGGGCGAGGATGCGCCGTCCGGGCACCTCGGCCTCAAGGCCGCCCAGCGCGACATCGACGACTCCACCATGGTGAATTTCTTGTCGTGGAGGTGGAGGGTCGAGAGGGTGAAGCCCTTGAAGAACTACGTCCGCCTGCGCCACTTCAACCGCGACCTCCGCGCCAACGGCAGGCTCCTCATGTGGAACAACGGCGTCACCGTCGACTTCAACCTAGCCCGCCGGCTCAGCACCATGATGCAGTGGACGGTCCACCCCGTCGCGGCAACCTCGGTACCGCTACCCTTTCCAGCTGCACCTCCGGCGCATCAG ATTCCATTGCAACAGATTCCGCTGTTGTTGTGGCGGCGCATCTGGCGCGGGCGTCAGCTTCCGGTTCCGGCGCGGACGATCCGGCACGTGCGGGCGAGCGATGAAGGGAACTTCGACCAGAACCATCTCAACTGGCGCGCATTCGGTATCTACGACCACTCCGTGTTCAACCTGAGGACCCAGCTGGGGCAACTTCAGCATGACTGGAACGGGGACATGTTCGGCTTCACGTTGTGCATTCGGCCCGGCTTGAATGGACGGCTAATGCCGCTGGTCACGGACCTACCTCGCAGCTTAGATCCCATGTACATCGTCGTCCTCAGGACCGGATCACCAG CTGCTGCGGCATTAGTGTATCCAGTACTACTATAG
- the LOC8069633 gene encoding uncharacterized protein LOC8069633, translating into MEFFPDGGFVRLQSRQNRKYIHADGDWEGVSLRPLGRVPSLEAVWRVEHWVSSRGHEEGVIFLLFQNAAYGRYLSFSPYRALPGHRGRRSVQVDRNEPPNNLLNAYLWWWRAERVDPNQEYVRLRYADSHFLLRANGRYLTRNNGVTVDRNRRRRGLTTMMQWTVHLVPATPAPLPLPVPEAPRDQPLQIQGGRRGLLFRRRTGNRGPGVYQHPARTIRHVRANEEGEFNQDHTLWSAFASYDHSVFNLRTQLGQLQHDWNGNMLGFTLCMRPGSHGRLMPLVTDLTRSLDTMYIVVFRTGSPGAAALVYPQIDAPVQ; encoded by the exons ATGGAATTCTTCCCCGACGGGGGCTTCGTGCGGCTTCAGAGCCGCCAGAACCGCAAGTACATCCACGCCGACGGGGACTGGGAGGGGGTGTCCCTGCGCCCGCTCGGCCGCGTCCCATCCCTGGAGGCGGTGTGGCGGGTGGAGCACTGGGTGTCGAGCCGGGGCCac GAGGAGGGGGTCATCTTCCTCCTCTTCCAGAACGCCGCCTACGGCCGCTACCTCTCGTTCTCGCCCTACAGGGCGCTGCCCGGCCACCGCGGCCGCCGCTCCGTCCAGGTCGACCGCAACGAGCCGCCCAACAACCTGCTGAACGCCTACCTGTGGTGGTGGAGGGCCGAGAGGGTGGACCCCAACCAGGAGTACGTCCGCCTGCGCTACGCCGACTCCCACTTCCTCCTCCGCGCCAACGGCAGGTACCTCACCAGGAACAACGGCGTCACCGTCGACCGCAACCGACGCCGCCGCGGGCTCACCACCATGATGCAGTGGACGGTCCACCTCGTCCCAGCGACCCCGGCACCGCTACCCCTTCCAGTTCCAGAAGCACCACGTGATCAGCCTCTGCAG ATTCAGGGAGGCCGCCGTGGCCTGTTGTTCCGGCGGCGCACCGGGAACCGCGGCCCCGGGGTGTATCAGCATCCGGCGCGGACGATCCGGCACGTGCGGGCGAACGAGGAAGGGGAGTTCAACCAGGACCATACCCTCTGGTCCGCGTTCGCTTCCTACGACCACTCTGTGTTCAACCTGAGGACCCAGCTGGGGCAACTTCAGCATGACTGGAACGGGAACATGCTCGGTTTCACGTTGTGCATGCGGCCCGGCTCGCATGGGAGGCTAATGCCGCTGGTCACCGACCTGACTCGCAGCTTAGATACCATGTACATCGTCGTCTTCAGGACCGGATCACCAG GTGCTGCGGCATTAGTATATCCCCAGATAGATGCACCAGTACAGTAG
- the LOC8069632 gene encoding uncharacterized protein LOC8069632 isoform X2: protein MDLFPDGAFVRLRSRAISWKYLHADGDWAGVSLRRCGRVPSLEAVWRVEHWVHEGVTYLRLQSAAYGRYLALSGEDAGEDAPSGHLGLKAAQRDIDDSTMVNFLSWRWRVERVKPLKNYVRLRHFNRDLRANGRLLMWNNGVTVDFNLARRLSTMMQWTVHPVAATSVPLPFPAAPPAHQVRGFIPLLLWRRIWRGRQLPVPARTIRHVRASDEGNFDQNHLNWRAFGIYDHSVFNLRTQLGQLQHDWNGDMFGFTLCIRPGLNGRLMPLVTDLPRSLDPMYIVVLRTGSPAAAALVYPVLL, encoded by the exons ATGGACCTCTTCCCCGACGGGGCCTTCGTGCGGCTGCGGAGCCGCGCGATCAGCTGGAAGTACCTCCACGCCGACGGGGACTGGGCGGGGGTCTCGCTGCGCCGGTGCGGCCGCGTCCCATCCCTGGAGGCGGTGTGGCGGGTGGAGCACTGGGTGCACGAGGGGGTAACCTACCTCCGCCTCCAGAGCGCCGCCTACGGCCGCTACCTCGCGCTGTCGGGCGAGGATGCGGGCGAGGATGCGCCGTCCGGGCACCTCGGCCTCAAGGCCGCCCAGCGCGACATCGACGACTCCACCATGGTGAATTTCTTGTCGTGGAGGTGGAGGGTCGAGAGGGTGAAGCCCTTGAAGAACTACGTCCGCCTGCGCCACTTCAACCGCGACCTCCGCGCCAACGGCAGGCTCCTCATGTGGAACAACGGCGTCACCGTCGACTTCAACCTAGCCCGCCGGCTCAGCACCATGATGCAGTGGACGGTCCACCCCGTCGCGGCAACCTCGGTACCGCTACCCTTTCCAGCTGCACCTCCGGCGCATCAGGTGCGTGGCTTC ATTCCGCTGTTGTTGTGGCGGCGCATCTGGCGCGGGCGTCAGCTTCCGGTTCCGGCGCGGACGATCCGGCACGTGCGGGCGAGCGATGAAGGGAACTTCGACCAGAACCATCTCAACTGGCGCGCATTCGGTATCTACGACCACTCCGTGTTCAACCTGAGGACCCAGCTGGGGCAACTTCAGCATGACTGGAACGGGGACATGTTCGGCTTCACGTTGTGCATTCGGCCCGGCTTGAATGGACGGCTAATGCCGCTGGTCACGGACCTACCTCGCAGCTTAGATCCCATGTACATCGTCGTCCTCAGGACCGGATCACCAG CTGCTGCGGCATTAGTGTATCCAGTACTACTATAG